The genomic window AGCAGGGGTGGGGGTGGCTAAAGCCACAGGGGTAGGGGTGGGAACAGGTGTGGGGGTAGGAGCCGCCGTCGGGCGACACGAGAGTATGAATACCAATCCGAGAATGATACCGAAAAGCACAAGTATCCCTTGCCTCATGGCTGCCTCCTCAGGCGGTATTGTATACAGTGGCGTAAAGGCTATGTCAATACACCCTGCGGGGAGGGCCTGTGTATGGCGGGGAGTCCTTGACGCGTGTACCCTGCTCGGCTACAGTACAACGGTTTTGCGCTGGAAGGGCCATGGCTTCAAGAGGAAAGGAGGACGCATGGCAGCCCCGGCTGTGCACTTTGTGAAAGGGCCGATAGATTACATCTTACGGCGCGTGGCGGTCTATTTGGGAGTGAAGGAGGCCCTGTTCCCCCACCTCATCGCCCAGGGGGCCCGTGCCGATGGATGGCTGGCGGTGGAGGCTTTCAACGCCCTGCGCCAGCCCTATATTGCCAGCCAATACTTTCAGGATGTGCGCCTGACAGGCGCCACCCAGGGCGGCTCCCCCGACGACCCTGACCTGGAACTGACGGCGCAAGGCCAGCCCCTGCGTTTGCAAATCCGCTCCGTCCCCCTCACCGCCCAACGGCCCCTGGCCTACTACTTCACTACTCCCACGGAGTTGCCCCGCCGTTTCCGCTTCCTCCACGCTCATCCGTCCACCTCTGCCCTCCTGCTGGTGGCCTATCCCCTGCGGATGGACAACCCCGACTGGGAGAACGCCGTCAAGGAGGCGGAGCAGGCTCACCAGGTGCGCCGTCTGGACCAGGTGCAGTTTATCCTGCCAGGGCCGGACCGGGTTACCGTCTCCGTCTGGCGGCACGTCTCGGCGGGCTTCTGAAGGCCTTTAGGTGATGCTCAACCCGCCATCAATGACAAAGGTCTGTCCCGTAACATAGGCTGAGGCGTCGGACGCCAGGTAGGCAGCCAAAAGCCCCACCTCCCGCAGGGTGCCCAGGCGCCCCAGGGGCACCTGCTGGACGGCCCGCTCCTGGCGGCGGCGGTACTCCTCGGGGGGAAGTTGCTCGGGGTCGGGGAACAGGCCGGGGGCGATGGCGTTGACGCGGATGCCATAGGGTGCCCACTCCAAAGCCAAGGAGCGGGTGAACTGGGTGAGGCCCGCCTTGGCGGCGTCGTAGGCGGAGCGCAGGGGGCTCGCCTTATACGCAGCGAAGGAGGAGATGTTGATGACATTCCCCCTGCGCTGGCTCAAGAAGTACGGCCCGAAAGCGCGGCACCCCAAAAAAGCTTCTGTCAGGTTGATGTCCACGATGGTGCGCCAGTCGGCCAGGGTCATGCCCGCCTCGGTGCGTCCCGGCAGGGCGACCACGGGCTTCTGAATGGCATCCCCCACGCAGTTGATGAGCACATCCAGCCCGCCCCACTCGGCCAGGACACGCTGCGCCAGGCGGTCCATATCTTCCTGCTTGGTGGCATCGGCCACCAGGCCCAGGGCACGGCGTCCGCGGCGACGCACCTCCTCGGCCACCCGTTGGGCGTTGGCCTCGGTGAGGGCGGTAACGGCCACGTGGGCACCCGCCTCGGCCAACACCAGGGCGATGCCCTTCCCAATACCGCGCCCCGCCCCTGTGATGAGCACCCGTTTGTCCGTCAGGTCATATTCGGGAAGCATTCTCAACTCCTTTATGAGCCTCTGGGGGCCGGTGTGATCTGTCTTATCCCTCCCGCACCTGGCCGTTGCCCAGCACCACCCACTTGTAGGAGGTGAGTTCCCGCAGGCCCATGGGCCCCCGGGCGTGGAACTTGCTGGTGGAGATGGCCACCTCGGCCCCGAGCCCGAACTGCCCTCCGTCGGTGAAGCGGGTGCTGGCGTTGACCATCACCGCTGCCGCATCCACCTCGTCCAGGAAGCGCAGGGCGGACGAATAATCCTCGGTAATGATGGCCTCCGTGTGGCCCGAGCCATAGCGCTCAATGTGGGCCAGGGCAGCGTCCAAAGAATCCACCACCTTTACCGCCAGGATAAGCGCCAGGAACTCCTTGCCCCAGTCGTCCTCGGTGGCGGGCACCACTTTGGCCTCCTCCAGAGGGCCCAGAATGCTTAGCGCGCGGGTGTCGCACCGCAACTCCACCCCGTCCTGGGCCAGCAGTCGGGCCAGAGCGGGCAGAAACTCTCCCGCGATAGCGCTGTGCACCAGGACGCAGTCTAAGGCGTTGCACACCGAGGGGCGCTGAACCTTGGCGTTCCGGACGATGCGCAAAGCCTTGTCCAGGTCGGCGGAACGGTCCACATAGGCGTGGCACACGCCGATACCCCCGGTAACGGCGGGCATAGTGGCGTGCTGGGCCACGAAGCGGATAAGGTCAGCCCCGCCCCGCGGGATGAGCAGGTCAATGTACTCTTTTGCTTGGAGCATCTGCAGGACGATGCCCCGGTCAGTGCTGGGGATGAACTGCACCGCATCGGCGGGGATGCCCGCGTGGACGATGGCCTGACGGATAAGGGTGGCCAGAGCACTGTTGGAGTGGAAGGCTTCGCTCCCCCCACGCAGGATGCAGGCGTTGCCCGACTTCAGGCACAAGGCGGCGATGTCCACCGTGACATTGGGGCGGCTTTCGTAAATGGCCCCTATGACGCCCAGGGGCACCCGCTTACGCCCCACCACCAGGCCATTGGGCAGGGTGCGCACGTCAAACATCTCCCCCACCGGGTCGGGGAGAGCGGCCACCGCCCGCACATCCCGCGCCAGGCCACGCAGGCGTTCGGGGGTCAGCAGGAGGCGGTCCAGCAGGGCGGGGGACAGGCCCGCTCGCCGCCCCGCCTCCATATCCTTGGCGTTGGCCTCCAGCACCTGCCCCTGCTGGCGCTCCAGGGCCTGGGCGATGGTCTCCAAAGCGGCGTTCTTCACATCGGTGCGCAGGCGTGCCAAGAGGCGGGAGGCGGACCGCGCCGCTTGGCCGATGGTCTCCAGGTCAACGGTGGTCTGCACCATGCTCCACCTCCGTGGGGATGCCGTGGCCCATCAGGAGGGCTTCCACGGGCACCAGGCGCTGGCCTAACGGGTCGGGGGCCAGGGAGAAGGCTGCCAGGGTGAAGGCCCCCAGAAGCATCTGGGCGCCGGGGTCGCCGAAGACCACAATGGTGGTGCGCCGTGCCCCGTCTATGCCCACAACGACCTCGCCAGCCCCCCGCTCTATGACGCGCCCGTCGGCCAGGCGCAGGCGTTGCCGAAAGGAGGGGTGATGTCCCAGGGACTCCAGGATAGGGCTGGGCACCCAGGTATAGGTTGCGCCCGTGTCCACTAACGCTTCTACCGTTACTTGACGGGTCAGGTCGGGGCTATAGAGGGTAATGGGATACAGGAAAGTCGCCATAGAGGGGGCCTGCCTAGCGGGGGAGGCGGGTGAAGTAGGTAACCAACATGGCGGCCAGAAGGGTGGCCCACATGGTCAACTGGATGCCGATGAGCCAGCGGAACATGGAGAACATGTCGCGACGCAGTTCTATCATCTCGCGACGCAAGTCCCGAATCTCCTGGCGCACCTCCCGCAACTCCTGGTCGTGGCTGTCCAGGCGGGCGGTGATGTGTTGTAGGACCTCCCGAAGGCCGACCTCTTGGGCCACCGCGTCCTCCTTCCCGTGGGGGCGGGTTAGAGCAGGGCCATGTTGTTGCTATGCACCACCTCCTGCCCGTAAGTATAGCCCAGGAGGGAGGCGATGCGGTCGGAGCGCTTGCCCTGGATGCGGCGCAGGTCGGGGGCGCTGTAGTTGGCGATGCCTACCGCCACCCGCTTCCCATCGGGGCCCAGGATGGAGATGACCTCCCCCCGGGCGAAGTCGCCCCGCACCTCAATAACCCCCACGGGGAGCAGGCTCTTATGCTGGCGCAGGGCTTCTACGGCTCCTGCGTCTATCACCACGGCGTCCTTGGGGGAGCAGGCTCCCAAGAGCCAGCGCTGCCGACTCTCCCGGTGGTCCACCCGCGGGGGGAAGAAGGTGCCGATGCTCTCCCCTTCGGCCAGGCGCACTAACACCTCAGGCTCTTGGCCGTGGCAGATCACCACCCCCGTGCCGGCGGCGGTGCACAGGCGGGCCGCCTCCAGTTTGGTTACCATGCCCCCCCGCCCGCGACCCGAGGCGGAGCCCCCTGCCATAGCCAGAACCTCCTCGTCGATGTCCTCCACGCGGGGGATGAGGCGCGCATCGGGATGCAGGTGGGGATCGGCGGTGAACAGCCCTGGCACATCCGACAGGAGCACCAGCAGGTCGGCGTCCACGATGGTGGCTACCAAAGCCGACAGAGTATCGTTATCCCCGAACACCTCCCCCTCGAGTTCCTCCACCGCCACCACATCGTTCTCGTTGAGGATGGGCACCACCCGCAGATCCAGCAAGGCCAGCAGGGTGTTGCGAATGTTCAGGTAACTGAGGCGGTCGGTGGTGTCGCGGCGGGTGAGCAGGGCCTGGGCGACGGTGATGCCCTCCCAGGCGAACAGCTGCTCCCAGGCGTGCATCAGTTTGCTCTGACCCACGGCCGCCAGCACCTGGCGAAAGGGGGTATCCCGACGCTTGGCGTCGGTAATGCCCAAGGCGTGCCGGCCGGCGGCCACCGCCCCCGAGGAGACCAGGAGCACCTGCGCCCCCCGACGGTGCAGACGCCCAATCTGGCTCACCAGGGAGGCCATCACGCCGAGGTTGAGGCGCTCTGTCCCGCCGGTGAGAAGGGTGGTGCCTGCCTTGGCCACGATGCGCCGGTAGCGCAGGGGCCGCGTCTGGGGGACGGGAGAGGGATTGGGTTGCCCTTCCATCTGGCAGAGTCCTGTAGGGCCTCTGCCTCTATGATACCAGGGCTACGAAAGGCGATAAGGAAGGCGCTTCGGTGTCTCTCCTACACCGAACACTCCCCCTCGCCCCGCTCCACCTTGAACAGGGTGGTGCGAGCCCAGTCCATATACAGGTCTACCGTGCGGTCGCTGAGCGGGGGGATGTCCTTGAAGGCGGTGGCCACCTCTTCCAAGGGTTTGAGGCCAATTCTGGCTACAAACTGGGGGAACTCCTCCCCTTCCAGGCGCTTCTCCTTGTAGAAGGCCAGCAACGCACGCATAAATTCGGGGACGCGCTTGGCGGGGATTTTGACCCCCGGCAGGCGTTGCCCAAAGCGGGTGCCTTCAATGTCGGCTCCCCCGTACACACCTCCCAAGAACACCTCATAGGCGGGCACCTGCTCCCCCCCGGGCCCTTTCATGGCTGCGCCGTGCAGGCCAATGGAAGCGATGTGGTGCTGGGCGCACCCGTTGGGGCACCCGCTGATTTTGATGTGCAGCTTCTGTATGAGGGGGTCCTCCAAGAGCCCGTTGCTCGAGGCGAAGGTCTCCCGCAGGGCCTTGGCCACTCCCATGGCCGAGGTGATGCCCAGTTTACAACTGTCGGTGGCGGGGCAGGCCACCACATCGGTGATGGTGTTAACGCCCGGCTCTGCCAGGTTGATCTCCTTCAAGGCCTTCCACACGGCATACAAGGAGCCCTCTGGCACCCAGCGCAAAGCCAGGTTCTGCTCCTGGGTTACGCGCGCCCGCCCCCCGGTATACCGGCGCACGATGTCCGCCAGGACGGGGAACTGGGGGGCATAGATATCTCCCAGGGGGATCTTGACGAAGGCCACATAGTAGCCCTTCTGCCTCTGCTCCAGGGTGTTGGTGCGTTTCCACTCTTGGAAGGCGGGGTCATCGGCTCCGTCCGCCTTGCCTGTGGGGGGTGGGGGAGGCGTTTCTCGATACAACTCCTCCACATCCATCAGGGGTGTGGGGTCAATGGGGCCGATGCTCTTGAGTTCCTCCTCCACCAACCCGCGGAAGGCATCTATCCCGATACGGTCTAGGAGTACCTTGATGCGGGCCATCATGCGGTTCTTGCGCAGGATGTCTGCCTTGTTGAAGACGGTCCATACCGCCAGGGCCACCCGCAGGTAATCCTCCACCGGGACGAAGTCGTAGAGGGGCTTAGCCAGACGGGGGAAGATGGAGGTGCCACCCCCCACATACACCTTGAACCCCTTGCGGAGGGTGCCGTTCTCCGGGCGCACCTGGGCCACAAAGGAGAGGTCGTGGATGAGGGAGGCCACGGCGTCGTGGTCGGGGCAGCCGCTGAAGGAGGTCTTGAACTTGCGGGGGAAGTCCTGGGTGATGGGGTGGCGCACGCCGAAGCGCACGTAGGCCACCAGGTAGGGGGTGGGGTCAAAGAGTTCGTCCGGGCAGACCCCTGCCAACGGCGGCCCCACCACGTTGCGCACCGTGTTCCCGCACGCCTCCCGTGAGGTCAATCCCCCCTTCCCCAGGATGCGCATAATCTCGGGCGTCTGCTCCAGGGGGATGTGGTGGAACTGCATGTTCTCCCGGGTGGTGAAGTGGCCCTTCTGGAGGGGGGCGAAGCGCTGGGCCACCTCTCCCAGGGCCTCCAGGGCCTCGGGGGTGAGGATGCCCCCGGGGATTTTCACCCGGAACATCTGGCGGTTGGGCTGGCGCTGGCCGTAGACCCCCTGGCGCAGGCGGAAGCGCATGAAGGTGGCCTCGTCCACCTGCCCCGCCCGAAACTTGGCCACCGCCTCCTCAAAGCGCTCCACCTCCTCCTCCATATAGGGGATGACGGCCTTTTTGGTATGGCGGGCCAGTTCCAGGCTGCGCTGGTAGACCTCCTCCTGGGGGGGACCAGCCAGGGCGGCTATGCCGGCTGGTGTAGCCTCGACGGAGCATCCGCACACCTTGCACATGGTGCACCTCCGTTGCGTTAGATGTGGGGGGCGCTGCTCCCTATGGGCAGGAGGCTCGCGCTCCTTGTGGGCGGGGGGTTGCCGATGCCCGAGCGCTTTTCGGCCCAGGCGATGCGCTCCCGCAGGCGCACCACCTCCCCCACCACCATCACGGCGGGGGCCTGGAGGCTGGCGTTACGGGCCGTCTGTATCGCCTGGCCCAGGGTGGTGACCAGTGTCCTCTGGGAGGGGAGGGTGCCCTGCTCAATGAAGGCTACTGGTGTCCCCTCTGTCCAACCCTGGTGGCGCAGGCGCTCCACCACTTGGGACAGCGCCCCCACAGGCATCAGCACGACGACTGTTTCCTGCTGTGGAGGCAGGGTAGTGCCTGCCCCATGCCCGGCGATAATCCGCAGGCCGGCGGCGTAGCGCCTATCGGTAACGGGGATGCCGGCATAGGCGGGGACGGCGATGGCGGAGGAGACGCCCGGCACCACCTCAAAGGGGATGCCCGCAGCGGCCAAGGCCTCGGCCTCCTCGCCTCCCCTTCCGAACACAAAGGGGTCGCCCCCCTTCAAGCGTACCACCCGTTTCCCCCGGCGGGCGTAGCCTACCAGCAGGGCGTTGATAACCTCTTGGGGGTAGGTGTGGTGGCCGGGCTCTTTCCCCACGGGCACCTTCTCGGCAGCGGGCGGGGCCTCGGCCACCAGGTCGGGATGTACCAGGCGGTCGTACACCACCACCTCCGCCGTGCGCAGGAG from Dehalococcoidia bacterium includes these protein-coding regions:
- a CDS encoding SDR family oxidoreductase — translated: MLPEYDLTDKRVLITGAGRGIGKGIALVLAEAGAHVAVTALTEANAQRVAEEVRRRGRRALGLVADATKQEDMDRLAQRVLAEWGGLDVLINCVGDAIQKPVVALPGRTEAGMTLADWRTIVDINLTEAFLGCRAFGPYFLSQRRGNVINISSFAAYKASPLRSAYDAAKAGLTQFTRSLALEWAPYGIRVNAIAPGLFPDPEQLPPEEYRRRQERAVQQVPLGRLGTLREVGLLAAYLASDASAYVTGQTFVIDGGLSIT
- a CDS encoding glutamate-5-semialdehyde dehydrogenase, whose product is MVQTTVDLETIGQAARSASRLLARLRTDVKNAALETIAQALERQQGQVLEANAKDMEAGRRAGLSPALLDRLLLTPERLRGLARDVRAVAALPDPVGEMFDVRTLPNGLVVGRKRVPLGVIGAIYESRPNVTVDIAALCLKSGNACILRGGSEAFHSNSALATLIRQAIVHAGIPADAVQFIPSTDRGIVLQMLQAKEYIDLLIPRGGADLIRFVAQHATMPAVTGGIGVCHAYVDRSADLDKALRIVRNAKVQRPSVCNALDCVLVHSAIAGEFLPALARLLAQDGVELRCDTRALSILGPLEEAKVVPATEDDWGKEFLALILAVKVVDSLDAALAHIERYGSGHTEAIITEDYSSALRFLDEVDAAAVMVNASTRFTDGGQFGLGAEVAISTSKFHARGPMGLRELTSYKWVVLGNGQVREG
- the proB gene encoding glutamate 5-kinase, with the translated sequence MEGQPNPSPVPQTRPLRYRRIVAKAGTTLLTGGTERLNLGVMASLVSQIGRLHRRGAQVLLVSSGAVAAGRHALGITDAKRRDTPFRQVLAAVGQSKLMHAWEQLFAWEGITVAQALLTRRDTTDRLSYLNIRNTLLALLDLRVVPILNENDVVAVEELEGEVFGDNDTLSALVATIVDADLLVLLSDVPGLFTADPHLHPDARLIPRVEDIDEEVLAMAGGSASGRGRGGMVTKLEAARLCTAAGTGVVICHGQEPEVLVRLAEGESIGTFFPPRVDHRESRQRWLLGACSPKDAVVIDAGAVEALRQHKSLLPVGVIEVRGDFARGEVISILGPDGKRVAVGIANYSAPDLRRIQGKRSDRIASLLGYTYGQEVVHSNNMALL
- a CDS encoding nitrite/sulfite reductase translates to MLTPEALEALGEVAQRFAPLQKGHFTTRENMQFHHIPLEQTPEIMRILGKGGLTSREACGNTVRNVVGPPLAGVCPDELFDPTPYLVAYVRFGVRHPITQDFPRKFKTSFSGCPDHDAVASLIHDLSFVAQVRPENGTLRKGFKVYVGGGTSIFPRLAKPLYDFVPVEDYLRVALAVWTVFNKADILRKNRMMARIKVLLDRIGIDAFRGLVEEELKSIGPIDPTPLMDVEELYRETPPPPPTGKADGADDPAFQEWKRTNTLEQRQKGYYVAFVKIPLGDIYAPQFPVLADIVRRYTGGRARVTQEQNLALRWVPEGSLYAVWKALKEINLAEPGVNTITDVVACPATDSCKLGITSAMGVAKALRETFASSNGLLEDPLIQKLHIKISGCPNGCAQHHIASIGLHGAAMKGPGGEQVPAYEVFLGGVYGGADIEGTRFGQRLPGVKIPAKRVPEFMRALLAFYKEKRLEGEEFPQFVARIGLKPLEEVATAFKDIPPLSDRTVDLYMDWARTTLFKVERGEGECSV
- the cobA gene encoding uroporphyrinogen-III C-methyltransferase, with the translated sequence MRLGTVYIVGAGPGDPGLITVKGLRLLRTAEVVVYDRLVHPDLVAEAPPAAEKVPVGKEPGHHTYPQEVINALLVGYARRGKRVVRLKGGDPFVFGRGGEEAEALAAAGIPFEVVPGVSSAIAVPAYAGIPVTDRRYAAGLRIIAGHGAGTTLPPQQETVVVLMPVGALSQVVERLRHQGWTEGTPVAFIEQGTLPSQRTLVTTLGQAIQTARNASLQAPAVMVVGEVVRLRERIAWAEKRSGIGNPPPTRSASLLPIGSSAPHI